GTGGTCGGCGATAAGGGCTGCGAGGCAGCCAATGTGACCGGACCCGATGGTGAGCCTGTTCAGGGTAGCCCGTACGCGGCCGACAGGCGCCCGTTCCGACCCCGCTGGATTCCACGTCGCAATCAACGAAGGCGCGGGCCGGCGTCAAGGCGTGGCCGAGGGGAAGATCGAAGGGAGGAAGCAGGAAACCGAGACTCATCGCGGTCACTGCCACCGCACCAGGACCAGAGCGACCCGGCTCCTAGACGGTGGATCATGGACGGCGTGGGGAGGCCCTACCCTTGGCGATACAACCAGCGTTTCAGAGGAGTGCCACGAGCACCTCCGCGAgccccaccaccgccaccgcttCCACCGCAGCGTTTCATTGTCGATGAGCCACGGCCAGCGTACGCCGAAGAGGAGGTTTTCAACGAACCCCCACCCCGGCGCCCTCCACGGCGGTTCCGTGGCCGCTACTTTCGTCGGCGACGTGGCCGCTCGCGAAGCAACATGGAAGCAGTAGGACAAAACGGCTCTGGTGGTGGCCGTTTTCAGAGCAACCTGGAAATGACAGGACGGAACAGCTCCGGAAGAAATCTCGAAGAAGGAGTACGGGGAGGTAACGGCGGAAGTGGCAACAGGAGCCAGGAGGACTTCCAGGACAGAGGGAGTGCCCCTTCGTGGCAACGACCTCCTCCGATGTACCGACACCCAAGGTCCCACCGACGCAGAACGAAGTCACCATCCAAGAAGGCCGGGGCCCGCTGCTCGCCTCGTTCTCGCGTCGATtacaatgtatcgatcaagttctgtgcgccataccatcctgcggcgaatgggcttgcagaacgtgccatacgggacgtgagacaatacatcaagatgtacgatagttttcctgggggatggaaatgttctttagaagcagccgtaaaacatcataaccgatcctacacaagtggcttggggtgcagtccacagtacgcttctacaggagagacccctattctgcaggcagaccgtgagttgggactcttggaaaacctcaagattgtcgaggagaggcaacaaaaatcaccggaggagaggtaccgaaaacgaatgaaaaagaatttcgacaagaggcatcgagcagacatgccagacattcaagtcaccgacctcgtactagtgagaaaaggaataagagattccagtgccaaattttatgggccttactctgtgaccaagacagccacccagaacggaattttgaagactgtctggtacactggtgaacgtggatctgttgaatgtgcttcaattgggaatgtcttcaagtattaccccaggaggggtaattaaaagaaagcgggaagggtgaagcggtatgagcctttggacagaagatgaagaagcgcgagggccggggcaggaaggaagaggaggaggaagtgaaaaaataaagcagattaagatggacgccagttccatactgaagctttaatgctgttccgttattttaagtaggaacactacaagaAATATGGGGTGCGAGCCCCCTTTGCGTAGAAGGCAGGCGTAAATTGAGGATGAAGGGCGAAGGCAGCAGACAACCTCCACCGATTCACTGCGCGGGCATGAAAAAAATATACGAGGCTATGTCATGACGATGAGGCTGATGACGATGGAGATGATGATCGCGGACagcgactggcttgtgcagtatacAACGTCTTGATTTGCTTTACGATGCAtttatatcaatcaataaataaataaatcagtcaatcaatcaatcaaaacattaTTTCCAACAATATTTTACAATTTCTTGGGGGTCCATCAGGCGAAAAGCTGTTGGAAACAGCTTGAGAGTGCCTCAAAGTCCTATATGGCAGTATGCACTATAAACAGCGTACAACTAAATAAAGTAGGTAAGTGTACGCGAGTTGTAATACTAATACATTGTCGTGGACGCAGCCACAAGGAGATGGCGCTATGCGTACTGCATCACGTGACGTGTGGGACGATTCCGCGCAGCAGATCACTGGCGCGATTGTGTGTGAACGTGTCTGTCAAGCTAACATGTAGCCGCGCTAGCACGCATGGTTCAATCCAATCCTTTGACCATAAAACAGCTGTCGTTATCCGTCGGCTCGTTCGTGTTCTCAGTTCCCGACCACGAcatggtggcagtggtgggatgcgtGGAAGACACGACAACGCTGTGAAGAGGGCACCAGACTAGTAAGCTTAACAAACGCCGGCATCGAACACGGAACTTTGCAGCACCCATGACAACGCCTACAGTGCCCACAGCTCAGCCTGCAACCCCACTCAACCCTTTCGTCATCGAACTGCCGGAAAAGCTCGACTTGCGGCGACCCGAGGAGTGGAAGTGGAGGTTTACACGATAGGAAAGGTACTGCGTCATCTCAGGTTTGAAGAAACAAGACGACGAAACCCAGGTGAAGACACTCATTTACGCAATGGGCCGTGAAGCAGAAGATGTCCTGGCGTCGCTCAAACTTTTTGACGCTAAGAAACTCAACTACGACGCGATAACACGAGCGTTCGCGAAACATTTCGTGCCGCGGACGAAGGTGATATACGAGCGGGCGAAGTTCAACAGCCGGAAGCAAGAAGCGCATGAGTCAGTCGATGCGTTCGTAACCGAACTCTACCGACTGGCCGAAACCTGCGAGTACGGAGATCTCAAAGAAGAATTGATCCGCGACAGGCTCGTGGTCGGCCTTGCAGACACGCAGCCAAGCAAGAAGCTGCAACTTAACGCCGAGCTGACTCTTGAAGCCGCTGTCACCACTGCACGCAACTCTGAAATGATCAAGTTGCAGCAAAAAGATCTGCGGCCGCAGCAACAGGTGCCTGCGGCTGTTGACGCCATGCGTAGATGTTCGAAGAGCAAAGAAAAGCCAAATCAGCGCTCTCAAAAAACACAGCGCGACCAATCTGTGCCGACGTGCAAGTGGTGTGGCTCAACAACGCAcccaccatcacgcactatgtgcCCGGCAAACGGGAAAATATGCAGTGCCTGCGGCAAAAGGGCCGTGTGCTTATCTGCCTCTGCGAGGAAGAAAAAGAGCACCCACCAAGCTGTTTTGGAAGAGGTTTACTTAAGTCAATTGACCAATCAACGGGACTCTGGACCGTGGAGGACTGACGTTACAGTAAATGACTTGCCAATGAAGTTCAAAGTAGACACCGGTGCAGATGTTACCGCTATACCTACAAAACTCTACAATGAACAAGTCATGGGCAACCTGAAGCATGCCAAGAAACAGCTGCTGGGACCCGGCTGGACCAAAATCGCAACAATAGGTCTGTTTAGCGCAACCTTGTGCTGGAATGGCCGAGAGTGTCAAGAAGAAATTTACGTGATCGACAAGTTACACGATGCACTTCTCGGACGTCCAGCAACCATTGGATATCCTTCTAAGCCTCCTCGAAGTCACAGCGTCAACAAGCAAGGTCAGTGACCCTGCTAACATTCTCTGCCACTACCCCAACTTGACTACAGGCCTGGGTCTTCTCAAGACAGAATACAAGATAATATTACTCCCCGATGCCAAGCCGAGTGCTATTACGTATCCGCGGCGAGTACCCCTACCCATGCTGCCTAGTGTCAAACGTGAGTTGAAGAGAATGGAGAACCTTGGCGTCA
The nucleotide sequence above comes from Rhipicephalus microplus isolate Deutch F79 chromosome 2, USDA_Rmic, whole genome shotgun sequence. Encoded proteins:
- the LOC119172677 gene encoding uncharacterized protein LOC119172677, yielding MLQQNQIMTSLISSLNAERPTPNFVEPDAFDGVSSNPESWLDFYEYAAGKNKWLSDEAKITNMRVYLRGVARKWYETCILEDSDDSWSQWRKKFLTAFRSNPVERWNTALNFKSEQSCLVEYFFEKRRLLKLAEPLLPSTAVVALIMHGLHTNVLKQVQILSPKTLDDLLACLQNIPSASETSITAESSSCFSRSKSDWSSHQKRITHPGGLPAAVTGTRPLPKITANLAMGEESRFSGRKKPIVAERILGTVKWFNVKNGYGFINRNDTHEDIFVHQTAITRNNPQKLLRSVGEGETVEFDVVVGDKGCEAANVTGPDGEPVQGSPYAADRRPFRPRWIPRRNQRRRGPASRRGRGEDRREEAGNRDSSRSLPPHQDQSDPAPRRWIMDGVGRPYPWRYNQRFRGVPRAPPRAPPPPPLPPQRFIVDEPRPAYAEEEVFNEPPPRRPPRRFRGRYFRRRRGRSRSNMEAVGQNGSGGGRFQSNLEMTGRNSSGRNLEEGVRGGNGGSGNRSQEDFQDRGSAPSWQRPPPMYRHPRSHRRRTKSPSKKAGARCSPRSRVDYNVSIKFCAPYHPAANGLAERAIRDVRQYIKMYDSFPGGWKCSLEAAVKHHNRSYTSGLGCSPQYASTGETPILQADRELGLLENLKIVEERQQKSPEERYRKRMKKNFDKRHRADMPDIQVTDLVLVRKGIRDSSAKFYGPYSVTKTATQNGILKTVWYTGERGSVECASIGNVFKYYPRRGN